Proteins found in one Oncorhynchus mykiss isolate Arlee chromosome 17, USDA_OmykA_1.1, whole genome shotgun sequence genomic segment:
- the LOC110494668 gene encoding RNA-binding protein 5 isoform X5 — MLCQGSLKVGTKTALMRYVQPDRSGKEALEPGHKAGPPTQEPLLPCPGQLLVDNAKNEHHSQDVSQAKTPVDPLSQQGSWQRSSDLTPEAWQQQVDQQLRQQEAEQQAESWASRNPPRQGPGPHQMDPIFKESKTMIIKNVKPTTTVETILKSLDPFAYLDERNVRLVRGKPPGAKCFCFVDMDSHEQVTRLVELLTKPRPLSIDGVRVYAEVAKPLKNQNYRKEFDKSNTSLLGYPPEASMTEQQYYSSQPPNQPPGGPPPNMQGDHMGGPISSDPLSNSSVSHLNSSMTSGGGYAEPPPVDPYHQALDPQVSSAAAAGGVAATGDHGTDGYSYATETPDMTNYLYDATSGFYYDPQTTLYYDPASRYFYNAQTQEYLYWDSVSKTYIPVPGGHSTDTQLPIAQSGVALAPDVQAILANPAADAPLDMKKPEPTPHFDPPQLLNPTPAPNPNPSPERREEEDTTPRIDKKDNKDKPGEKEEKPRSLAAFKIMKDMERWAKIQNRQKDSVRVPSPVLKASGGGLDDRKSSKAADAAFTIFERKGGDDLFKKPMAPPKKEGKGSKQSIGSLGLLASDYAATGSDEEEEVVQHEDPQASRSQSQEKEDKLTDWKKMACLLCRRQFPNKDGLVRHQQLSDLHKQNMEIHMKIKRSKKELEALENQEKELSARESNGSPEQKRRKHQHQNSWVGGSRDMHKGSERPGLGSEPVERKKKESVVWNHATYKQAVRKAMFARFKELD; from the exons GGATCCCTGAAGGTTGGCACTAAAACAGCTCTGATGCGATACGTCCAGCCGGACAGAAGTGGCAAGGAAGCTCTA GAACCAGGGCACAAGGCAGGCCCCCCGACCCAGGAACCCCTACTGCCATGCCCAGGCCAGCTCCTGGTCGACAATGCCAAGAATGAGCACCACAGCCAGGATGTCTCCCAAGCCAAGACACCAGTTGACCCACTGTCCCAGCAGGGCTCATGGCAGCGCAGCTCGGACCTTACCCCAGAGGCCTGGCAGCAGCAGGTGGACCAGCAACTTAGACAGCAGGAGGCTGAGCAGCAGGCAGAGTCCTGGGCCAGCCGCAACCCTCCCCGCCAAGGCCCTGGCCCACATCAGATGGACCCCATCTTTAAGGAGAGCAAGA CCATGATCATAAAGAATGTGAAGCCCACCACTACAGTGGAGACCATTCTGAAATCCCTGGACCCCTTCGCCTACCTTGATGAGAGGAACGTTCGTCTGGTCAGAGGAAAACCCCCGGGAGCCAAATGCTTTTGCTTCGTAGACATGGACTCCCATGAG CAAGTGACCCGTCTGGTAGAGCTCCTCACCAAGcccaggcctctctctatcgACGGGGTCAGGGTTTACGCTGAGGTTGCTAAGCCACTGAAGAACCAAAA CTACAGAAAAGAGTTTGATAAATCGAACACTTCTCTCCTGGGGTACCCACCTGAGGCCAGTATGACGGAG CAGCAGTACTATTCATCCCAACCTCCCAACCAACCACCAGGAGGCCCCCCACCTAACATGCAAG GCGATCATATGGGTGGACCGATAAGCTCAGACCCTCTCTCCAATTCATCTGTTTCGCACTTGAACTCCAGCATGACTTCG GGAGGTGGCTATGCTGAACCTCCACCAGTTGATCCCTACCACCAGGCTCTGGACCCCCAGGTCTCCTCTGCTGCAGCAGCAGGGGGGGTGGCAGCAACAGGAGATCATGGCACTGATGGCTACAGCTATG CTACTGAAACTCCAGACATGACGAACTACCTGTATGATGCCACTTCTGGGTTCTACTATGATCCCCAGACTACCCTGTACTATGACCCTGCCTCTAGG TATTTCTACAATGCCCAGACCCAGGAGTACCTGTACTGGGACAGTGTGTCCAAGACGTACATCCCCGTTCCCGGAGGACACTCTACAGACACCCAGCTCCCCATTGCCCAGTCTGGTGTTGCCTTGGCACCAGACGTACAGGCCATTCTGGCTAATCCAGCAGCAGACGCTCCGCTGGACATGAAGAAACCAGAGCCAACCCCTCACTTCGACCCTCCCCAGCTCCTGAACCCCACTCCtgcccctaaccccaacccttcccccgagaggagagaggaggaggacactaCACCTCGCATAGACAAGAAAGACAACAAAGACAAaccaggagagaaagaggagaaacccAGGAGCCTAGCCGCTTTCAAG ATCATGAAGGATATGGAGCGCTGGGCTAAGATCCAGAACCGTCAGAAGGACAGTGTCCGTGTTCCGTCCCCTGTACTCAAGGCCTCCGGTGGCGGGCTGGACGACAGGAAGTCCTCCAAGGCAGCTGACGCAGCCTTCACCATCTTCGAGAGGAAG GGTGGAGACGACCTCTTCAAGAAGCCTATGGCTCCTCCCAAGAAAGAGGGGAAGGGCTCAAAG CAGTCCATTGGCTCTCTGGGCCTGCTGGCGTCAGACTACGCAGCAACAGgcagtgatgaggaggaggaggtggtgcagCATGAGGATCCTCAGGCCTCTAGGAGTCAGTCTCAGGAAAAGGAAGACAAGCTGACAGACTGGAAGAAGATGGCGTGCCTGCTGTGTAGGAGACAGTTCCCCAATAAGGACGGCCTGGTGCGCCACCAGCAGCTCTCAGACCTCCACAAGCAAAACATGGAGATCCACATGAAGATCAAGAGATCAAAGAAAGAGCTGGAGGCTTTGGAGAACCAGGAGAAAGAG CTGAGTGCCAGGGAGTCCAACGGCTCCCCTGAACAGAAGAGAAGGAAACATCAACACCAGAATAGCTGGGTCGGTGGCTCCAGGGACATGCATAAAGGCAGCGAGAGGCCGGGGTTAGGTTCTGAGCCTGTTGAG AGGAAGAAAAAGGAGTCTGTTGTCTGGAATCATGCCACCTATAAACAAGCGGTGCGCAAGGCCATGTTCGCACGCTTCAAAGAACTGGACTGA